The Nitrosospira lacus genome window below encodes:
- the era gene encoding GTPase Era produces the protein MTTDPDYRSGYVAIVGRPNVGKSTLLNNLVGQKVSITSKKSQTTRHRIHGIFTDAQSQFIFVDTPGFQTQYTNRLHSTMNRAVIQSMRDVDVVILVIEALRFDDRDKLVVKLLPAMDRPDKPVILVVNKVDRLADKSRLLPFLEKMAKEYAFAAIIPVSAEKGTQLADLIRTVRSYLPQNPPLFDEGEVTDRSEQFIAAELVREKLFRLLGEEIPYSTSVIIDQFTMEGELRKIHASIIVDKTNQKAIVIGKDGEKLKLIATQARKDMEQNFGGKVYLKVWVKVKSGWADDARALKSLGYE, from the coding sequence ATGACCACCGATCCTGATTATCGTAGCGGCTATGTCGCCATCGTAGGGCGCCCCAATGTCGGCAAATCCACCTTGCTCAATAATTTGGTTGGCCAGAAGGTCAGCATTACTTCAAAAAAATCGCAAACCACCCGCCATCGCATCCATGGCATTTTCACCGATGCGCAATCCCAGTTCATTTTTGTCGATACTCCCGGTTTCCAGACGCAATATACAAATCGTTTGCACAGCACCATGAACCGGGCGGTTATCCAGAGTATGCGGGATGTGGATGTGGTGATACTGGTGATCGAGGCATTGCGTTTCGATGATCGGGACAAGCTTGTGGTAAAGCTCTTGCCTGCCATGGATCGGCCGGACAAGCCGGTAATTCTTGTTGTCAACAAGGTGGATCGCCTTGCCGATAAATCGCGGTTGCTTCCATTCCTTGAAAAAATGGCAAAGGAATACGCATTCGCGGCGATCATACCGGTGAGCGCGGAGAAAGGAACGCAACTCGCGGATTTGATACGAACAGTCCGGTCGTATTTGCCGCAGAATCCGCCATTGTTCGACGAAGGTGAAGTCACCGACCGTAGTGAGCAGTTTATTGCCGCCGAACTGGTTCGAGAAAAGCTGTTTCGCCTGTTGGGAGAAGAAATCCCCTATTCCACCAGCGTCATCATCGATCAATTCACAATGGAGGGTGAATTACGTAAAATTCATGCCTCCATTATTGTGGACAAGACCAATCAAAAAGCGATCGTTATTGGCAAGGATGGAGAGAAACTCAAGCTGATTGCCACACAGGCGCGCAAGGACATGGAACAGAATTTCGGTGGCAAGGTATATCTCAAGGTTTGGGTAAAAGTGAAAAGCGGCTGGGCCGACGATGCGCGGGCATTGAAAAGCCTGGGATATGAGTAA